One genomic window of Punica granatum isolate Tunisia-2019 chromosome 1, ASM765513v2, whole genome shotgun sequence includes the following:
- the LOC116193290 gene encoding kynurenine--oxoglutarate transaminase-like — MMKEKLSTVAKTFTPSPIQQLSLLAQRCNAINLAEGFPDFPAPHHIKAAGISAINSDFNQYRHVQGICDRLAEILKDTHGLEVDPLTDIAICCGQTEAFAAATFSIIDPGDEVILFEPAFETYGGCISLAGGVPVYVALDPPYWTLDAKKLLNSFTNRTKALVLNSPHNPTGKVFTRDELEVIAGACRMNDCLAVTDEVYEYVTYDGIKHVSLASLAGMQERTIITSSLSKTFSVTGWRIGWAIAPALIASTIKNIHIRLTDSAPAPFQEAALTALTCQPPYFESLRQDYESKRDFLVKLLVGVGFRIRSKPQGSFFLFAELPENCLLSDVECVKKLIEEAGVVAVPGCGFFPSISCPSEDSHTVAGNQFNYQNRFIRFAFCKSDATLSSAALKLGEFMKAVGPLG, encoded by the exons atgatgaaGGAGAAGCTTTCCACTGTAGCGAAGACCTTCACCCCATCGCCCATTCAGCAGCTCTCGCTCCTCGCGCAGAGATGCAACGCCATCAACTTGGCCGAGGGCTTCCCCGACTTCCCTGCCCCTCACCACATCAAAGCCGCCGGCATCTCCGCCATCAACTCCGACTTCAACCAGTACAG GCACGTTCAAGGAATATGCGACCGCTTGGCGGAGATACTGAAGGATACGCACGGATTGGAAGTTGATCCTTTGACTGATATTGCCATTTGCTGTGGTCAGACTGAAGCATTCGCCGCTGCCACGTTCTCAA TAATCGACCCTGGTGATGAAGTTATACTGTTCGAACCCGCTTTCGAGACATATGGGGGTTGCATTTCTCTGGCTGGGGGTGTTCCG GTATATGTGGCACTTGACCCCCCTTACTGGACTCTGGATGCTAAAAAGCTCTTAAATTCATTCACGAACCGAACAAAAGCTCTTGTGCTGAACAG TCCTCACAATCCAACTGGGAAGGTCTTCACTCGGGATGAGCTTGAGGTTATTGCTGGAGCTTGCCGCATGAACGACTGCCTAGCTGTAACTGATGAG GTGTATGAGTATGTAACTTATGATGGCATAAAGCATGTATCGCTTGCCTCACTTGCGGGAATGCAAGAGAGGACGATCATTACCTCTTCGCTATCTAAAACTTTCAGCGTCACAG GTTGGAGGATTGGGTGGGCAATTGCTCCTGCTTTGATTGCCTCTACGATTAAGAACATTCACATCAGACTAACAGATTCAGCTCCAGCACCATTCCAAGAGGCTGCCCTGACTGCTCTAACATGTCAGCCCCCGTATTTTGAATCACTAAGACAA GATTATGAATCAAAGCGAGATTTTCTGGTCAAGCTTCTTGTTGGGGTTGGTTTTAGGATCCGATCCAAGCCCCAGGGATCCTTCTTCTTGTTTGCCGAGCTTCCTGAGAACTGCCTTCTTTCCGAT GTTGAATGTGTCAAGAAACTGATTGAAGAGGCAGGGGTGGTTGCTGTCCCAGGATGCGGTTTCTTCCCTTCAATTTCCTGTCCGTCAGAGGATTCGCACACGGTCGCAGGAAACCAATTCAACTACCAGAACAGATTTATAAGGTTCGCTTTCTGCAAAAGTGATGCGACGTTGTCTTCTGCTGCACTGAAGCTGGGTGAGTTCATGAAAGCAGTAGGTCCGCTCGGGTGA